One stretch of Rhizoctonia solani chromosome 8, complete sequence DNA includes these proteins:
- a CDS encoding Vegetative incompatibility protein HET-E-1, translating to MSTANNRSNRKKGKVRRWLDSLLCVSSPEAPVAPSTQQRPSSYASFPLEPIQDAHTGTPNDDNTAQQGPLYASLPAEPTQSAHVDSVNDENAPLPTARPSAQISTPPDTSGVKSGAWAGLRLTLKTLRDTPAMFGPLVSAANVLLECFDTIEAVARNQQDYEQLATELDALSKSLLRTCKEVAPGSAADCVAGIVNTIKREANGIDSKLERGTERRALMANADEQDLMRRYRRIQSLFRQLQTNVGMSTWANTNELVAKSRLGELNAEKKATYDSQLSGPTNRRTCTEGTRVKVLDELKDWVIEAAGQSVYWMSGMAGTGKTTIACTFAKWLEAEKLLAASFFCTRTSADCQDVTRIIPTVAYQLAQYSIPFQSALYEILGNNRDIGSKNIAAQFEKLILEPLNRMKDDIPDGMVVVIDALDECKDQGGVGKLLDMLFRHAAQLPVRFFVTSRPESGIYATMAAHAACHEAIHLHKIEESLVSADIKLYLEEVLAPISPQASDIEELVRRSGVLFIYAATLFRYILPTGRKANSQKRLRDIMAMAPEAVMGHAQIDLLYTVVLKSALEDEETNEEEKNDVRAVLNTVLLAQEPIGIQTIAVLGAIGDTSRVEYALRSLSSVLYESGTGLVSTLHASFPDFMFDEKRSEAYFCDTSKHSLPVARRCFEVMKKQLRMNICNLPSSFMRDKDVKNLNELIESNISPLLAYVCRYWANHLRPVLEVDEMEGALGEFLLTRLLFWMEVLSVRGDLSTGVGTVQLMNAKQWLMSFGPHGSRSTLAVNTEDAINFVAGHTSSPASKSTPHIYISSLAFCARSSYVYKHYRPRMQGLVELKGSLMDRRETAALATWNIRSEVWSVAYSGDGSRVAVGCQDGTVSIRNAYDGTLLVGPWKAHTFIVLSVVFSPDGRLLASGSNDCTIGVWDMRTGTPVAGPFRGHTSYVDSVSFSPDSKCAVSGSDDKTVCIWDTADGALLVGPLHGHTGSVNSVTYSPDGTLIASASYDKTIRLWRSDDGTPAGSPLQGHTDSVSYVTFTPDGTRLVSGSSDKTVRVWRVSDGSAVATLFQGHSGGVYSVAVSPDGMLVASGSYDRTVRVWRMSDGSLAAGPFLGHTDMIRSVGYSPDGTRVISGSDDGTVRVWNVREGMTSPASSQVSLSRIASLSFSPDGAHVLTVSREGERRMWDVSNGKPQPAPPDIEVPHPPSHAASPDRSYTAETDTYGGLVQVVRTDNKSVAAGPFDRPPRVWQFSHDSTCVIVGFWDGKIEGICLQAGQTAFQLRSADDDWVDLIAECLDGSLLASFGSHPLKSSPALRIWSMAGPTLCFQSSDHSPLDPGPGQTLFGLHARCHINGDGWMVNSSNHLLLWLPSEIARAGLSPFVSVIVTTSGTLQVPKHMLLVGPEWDKCYIRS from the exons ATGTCGACTGCGAACAACAGGTCGAATAGGAAGAAAGGGAAAGTGCGACGCTGGCTGGATAGTCTGCTCTGCGTCTCATCGCCCGAGGCTCCAGTCGCGCCATCCACCCAGCAGCGCCCGTCTTCGTATGCCTCGTTCCCTCTAGAACCGATCCAAGACGCCCACACAGGTACCCCCAATGATGACAACACCGCACAACAAGGGCCTTTGTATGCATCACTCCCTGCAGAACCGACCCAAAGTGCCCACGTAGATTCGGTCAATGACGAGAACGCACCCCTTCCGACAGCCCGACCGTCAGCTCAAATCAGTACCCCTCCCGATACATCAGGCGTCAAGAGCGGAGCGTGGGCTGGGCTTCGGTTGACTCTCAAGACCCTGAGAGACACTCCTGCGATGTTCGGCCCACTCGTCTCCGCAGCCAATGTACTTCTCGAATGCTTCGATACTATCGAG GCGGTCGCGCGGAACCAGCAAGACTACGAGCAACTGGCCACCGAGCTTGATGCGCTCAGCAAATCGCTTCTCAGGACATGCAAGGAGGTCGCACCAGGCTCAGCTGCCGATTGTGTAGCTGGGATCGTCAA TACGATCAAACGAGAGGCGAATGGGATCGACAGCAAACTCGAGCGCGGGACTGAGAGACGGGCGCTGATGGCGAACGCGGACGAACAGGATCTGATGAGGCGATACCGGCGGATACAGTCGCTGTTTCGGCAGCTGCAG ACGAACGTTGGGATGAGCACCTGGGCAAACACGAATGAATTAGTGGCG AAATCAAGGCTTGGGGAACTGAACGCAGAAAAGAAGGCAACATACGACTCACAGCTCTCGGGACCGACCAACCGACGGACATGCACCGAAGGCACGCGGGTCAAAGTACTCGACGAACTCAAAGACTGGGTGATCGAGGCAGCTGGACAGTCAGTATATTGGATGAGTGGCATGGCGGGCACCGGCAAGACCACGATCGCATGTACGTTTGCCAAGTGGCTCGAAGCCGAGAAGCTGCTGGCGGCGAGTTTCTTCTGCACGCGGACCTCTGCCGACTGTCAGGACGTAACCCGAATCATACCGACGGTGGCATACCAGCTTGCACAATACTCTATCCCGTTCCAGTCGGCGCTATACGAGATCCTTGGCAACAATCGAGACATAGGGTCAAAGAACATCGCGGCGCAGTTCGAAAAGCTGATACTAGAACCGCTAAACAGAATGAAGGACGACATACCGGACGGGATGGTAGTGGTGATCGATGCGCTGGATGAGTGCAAAGACCAAGGCGGAGTGGGAAAGCTACTAGATATGCTATTCAGGCACGCTGCTCAGCTGCCAGTCCGGTTCTTCGTGACCAGTCGACCCGAGTCGGGCATCTACGCAACGATGGCGGCGCACGCAGCGTGTCACGAGGCTATACACCTGCACAAGATCGAGGAGTCGCTGGTCAGCGCGGATATCAAGCTGTACCTGGAAGAGGTGCTTGCGCCAATATCGCCTCAGGCATCCGACATTGAGGAGCTTGTTCGACGCTCCGGGGTGCTGTTCATCTATGCGGCCACTCTTTTCCGCTACATCTTGCCCACGGGCCGGAAGGCTAACTCGCAGAAACGGCTCCGAGACATCATGGCCATGGCTCCGGAGGCTGTGATGGGACACGCGCAGATTGATTTGCTGTACACGGTGGTGCTGAAGTCGGCGCTAGAAGACGAGGAAACGAACGAGGAAGAGAAGAACGACGTCCGGGCGGTACTTAACACCGTGTTGCTTGCGCAAGAGCCGATTGGGATCCAAACCATCGCGGTCCTCGGCGCAATCGGGGATACGTCTCGAGTGGAGTATGCGCTGCGATCGCTGAGCTCTGTGCTGTACGAGTCGGGCACGGGTCTGGTATCAACCCTACACGCCTCGTTTCCGGACTTCATGTTCGACGAGAAGCGATCTGAGGCCTACTTTTGCGACACATCCAAGCACAGTCTACCGGTGGCGCGGCGATGCTTCGAGGTGATGAAGAAACAGCTACGAATGAACATATGCAACCTGCCGTCATCGTTCATGCGCGACAAGGATGTCAAGAACCTGAACGAGCTGATCGAATCGAACATCTCACCCCTGCTCGCATATGTATGCCGCTATTGGGCAAACCACCTCCGGCCAGTGCTGGAGGTAGATGAAATGGAGGGGGCGCTGGGCGAGTTTCTATTGACGCGActgctgttctggatggaggtgttGAGCGTGCGGGGAGATCTATCTACAGGAGTGGGTACGGTGCAGCTGATGAATGCCAAGCAGTGGCTGATG TCATTTGGGCCCCACGGCTCTCGGTCAACGCTGGCAGTAAATACGGAAGATGCTATCAACTTCGTGGCAGGGCACACATCCAGCCCAGCGTCTAAATCAACCCCACATATCTACATCTCGTCACTCGCATTCTGTGCCCGATCAAGCTATGTATACAAGCACTACCGGCCTCGGATGCAAGGGCTGGTGGAGCTGAAAGGCAGTCTGATGGACCGCAGAGAGACAGCCGCACTGGCCACCTGGAACATCCGCTCCGAAGTATGGTCAGTGGCGTACTCAGGGGATGGCAGTCGAGTTGCAGTCGGGTGTCAGGACGGAACAGTGAGCATACGGAACGCATACGATGGCACGCTGCTTGTTGGGCCCTGGAAGGCTCACACCTTTATTGTTCTTTCGGTTGtgttctcgcctgatggcagaCTTCTTGCCTCGGGGTCAAATGATTGCACCATCGGAGTGTGGGACATGCGCACCGGCACTCCTGTTGCCGGCCCATTCCGCGGTCACACCAGCTATGTCGACTCGGtctcgttctcacccgacagcAAGTGCGCAGTCTCTGGCTCCGACGACAAGACCGTTTGTATATGGGACACGGCCGATGGCGCACTGCTTGTGGGTCCGTTGCACGGTCATACCGGCTCAGtcaactccgtgacgtactcacccgacggcacacTCATTGCCTCTGCCTCTTACGACAAGACTATCCGACTGTGGCGCTCGGACGACGGCACTCCTGCTGGTTCTCCACTTCAAGGTCACACCGACTCTGTCTCGTACGTTACGTTCACGCCCGATGGCACTCGACTTGTCAGCGGGTCATCCGACAAGACCGTTCGTGTGTGGAGGGTGTCGGATGGGTCGGCTGTCGCCACTCTATTTCAGGGTCATTCAGGTGGCGTCTACTCGGTGGCAGTGTCGCCTGATGGCATGCTTGTTGCATCTGGCTCTTATGATCGTACCGTGCGAGTGTGGAGGATGAGCGATGGGTCACTTGCTGCCGGTCCATTTCTTGGCCATACTGATATGATTCGGTCAGTTGGGTACTCACCTGATGGGACGCGAGTCATCTCTGGCTCTGATGATGGGACCGTTCGTGTTTGGAATGTGCGCGAAGGCATGACGTCCCCCGCCTCTTCACAAGTTTCTCTATCCCGTATCGCATCCCTCTctttctcgcctgatggcgcTCATGTGTTGACAGTGTCGCGTGAGGGCGAGAGGCGCATGTGGGATGTCTCGAATGGCAAACCCCAGCCAGCACCACCCGACATCGAGGTTCCTCATCCTCCATCTCATGCAGCATCTCCCGATAGGTCCTACACTGCTGAAACCGATACGTATGGAGGGCTAGTACAGGTTGTGCGGACGGACAACAAGTCTGTGGCTGCTGGGCCGTTTGATCGCCCCCCTCGAGTATGGCAGTTCTCTCACGACAGTACCTGCGTCATTGTGGGCTTTTGGGATGGAAAGATTGAGGGGATATGTCTGCAGGCTGGGCAGACTGCGTTCCAGTTGCGCTCTGCCGATGACGACTGGGTTGATCTGATTGCAGAGTGCCTGGATGGTTCACTTCTTGCCTCCTTTGGCAGTCATCCACTCAAAAGTTCCCCCGCTCTACGAATCTGGAGCATGGCTGGACCTACACTCTGTTTTCAATCCTCAGACCATTCCCCTCTCGATCCGGGGCCAGGTCAGACGCTCTTTGGGCTTCACGCCCGATGCCACATCAACGGAGATGGGTGGATGGTCAACAGCAGCAACCACCTACTTCTCTGGCTTCCGTCAGAGATTGCTCGTGCAGGACTGTCTCCGTTCGTGTCGGTTATTGTCACAACGTCAGGAACACTACAAGTACCAAAGCATATGCTATTGGTCGGGCCGGAGTGGGACAAATGCTACATACGGAGCTGA
- a CDS encoding Vegetative incompatibility protein HET-E-1, producing MTVGLVQLILRVEGINAYALADRETSGIEKQANEIKKKKERGIGRPLLEASSDEKDVIRHYRRIQSLFRQLQANLSMNTWSVANDLMVNTRLEGLGPERQAAYDSALSETVGRRTCTEGTRTKVLSDLVQWAHDKNAPAIYWMNGMAGTGKTTIAYSFAEWLKQHELLAGSFFCTRTSAACRDVAKIVPTVVYQLARYSATFQSILYDILNADPDAGSKSIPKQFEALLKEALQKTVEKGKGDALDNLVVVIDALDECEDQRGVETIVDMLFRYAPHLRLKFFVTSRPEPGIYTKMTANVDLRGGMVLHDIEKSLVSKDIKLYLEQELARIPVDISDMDLEGLVDRSGALFIYAATLVRYIGTVKVDPYDRLQAILHSTPGADQEHAHIDELYTTILKSALEDKDLGEPDKERIRAVLRTVLMAQEPIGVETIALLAGIDGSRRVKYALLPLRSVLHQSESTGLVSTLHASFPDFMFSPARSGSYFCDIDKHGPGMARRCFTVMKDQLRFNICDLPSSFIPDENVNNLQDRIKNRISATLAYVCRYWASHVGLTPANDDLLEDLSVFLSERLLFWMEVMSLRRELLAGIEGFLVLKQWLRKTKSQTSKVAILIEDASNFYTSYASSGACRCTPHIYISCLPFCPRSSMVYKQYWPRMQGLVELKGSLMDRRETAALAAWNIHSSVWSVAYSGDGSQVAVGCLDGTVSIRNAYDGTLLVGPWKAHTAAVRSVVFSADGRLVASGSYDGTIGVWDVRTGSPVAGPFHGCTGNVFLVSFSPDSKRIVSGSLDNTVCIWDTADGTLLVGPLHGHTGSVNSVTYSPNGTLIASASEDKTIRLWHSDDGTPAASPLQGHTHSVNSVTFTPDGTRLVSGSSADTVRVWRVSDGSAVATPFQGHSRSVYSVAVSPDGMFVASGSDDRTVRVWRMSDGSLAASPFLGHTGWIGSVGYSPDGTQVISGSGDQTVRVWNVREGMMSPASSEVGLSDIRSLSFSPDGAHVLTVSHEDEVRMWDVSSGISQPAPPNIQVPHPPSDAASPNRSYTAETNTHGKLVQVVRTDNKSVAAGPFDRTPQVWRFSHDSTCVIVGFDDGRIEGICLQTGQIAFQLRSANDDRVHLIAECPDHSLLASFDSGLFHTSPTIRIWSMAGPTLCFQSSDNPSLDPGPGQTLSGLYDQCHINSDGWMVNSHMDLLLWLPSEIADASLSPFVSVIVTESGTLQVPKQMLVTGDQWHQCYVQG from the exons ATGACGGTGGGGCTTGTTCAATTGATTTTGCGTGTTGAAGGAATCAATG CCTATGCCTTGGCTGACCGAGAGACTAGCGGGATCGAGAAGCAGGCGAATGAgatcaagaagaagaaagaaagagggATAGGAAGGCCACTGTTGGAGGCAAGCTCAGACGAGAAAGATGTGATACGGCACTATCGGCGGATACAGTCGCTGTTTCGGCAGCTGCAG GCGAACCTGAGCATGAATACGTGGAGTGTCGCAAACGATCTGATGGTG AACACGCGGCTGGAGGGCCTAGGACCAGAGAGGCAGGCTGCATACGACTCGGCGCTCTCGGAAACCGTCGGCAGGCGCACATGTACCGAAGGCACGCGCACCAAAGTCCTATCTGACCTCGTACAATGGGCACACGACAAGAACGCACCTGCGATATACTGGATGAACGGCATGGCGGGCACGGGCAAGACGACGATCGCATACTCATTCGCCGAATGGCTGAAGCAACACGAGCTACTGGCGGGGAGCTTCTTCTGCACTCGGACGTCGGCTGCGTGCCGGGACGTGGCGAAGATCGTACCGACGGTGGTGTACCAGCTGGCGCGGTACTCGGCGACATTCCAATCGATACTATACGACATTCTGAATGCAGATCCTGACGCCGGGTCAAAGAGCATACCAAAGCAATTCGAGGCGCTACTGAAAGAGGCGTTGCAGAAGACAGTGGAAAAGGGCAAAGGTGATGCACTCGACAACCTGGTGGTAGTGATCGATGCGCTGGACGAATGCGAAGACCAAAGGGGCGTAGAGACCATAGTCGACATGCTGTTCCGTTACGCGCCTCACCTAAGGCTCAAGTTCTTTGTTACCAGTCGACCGGAGCCTGGGATATACACCAAAATGACGGCGAATGTTGATCTTCGGGGCGGGATGGTGCTACATGACATCGAGAAGTCGCTGGTGAGCAAAGACATCAAGCTGTACCTGGAGCAAGAGCTGGCGCGCATCCCCGTTGATATTTCCGACATGGATCTTGAGGGGCTTGTGGATCGGTCGGGAGCGCTGTTCATCTACGCAGCCACACTCGTCCGGTATATTGGCACCGTGAAGGTCGACCCGTACGATCGCCTACAAGCAATACTTCACTCGACTCCGGGGGCCGATCAGGAGCACGCGCACATTGATGAGCTATACACAACAATACTAAAGTCGGCATTGGAAGACAAGGACCTGGGCGAGCCGGATAAGGAAAGGATCCGAGCGGTGCTACGTACGGTGCTTATGGCCCAGGAGCCGATCGGTGTGGAGACCATTGCGCTGCTAGCCGGGATCGACGGCTCGAGGCGTGTGAAGTACGCGCTCTTACCGCTCCGGTCGGTGCTGCATCAGTCCGAGTCGACGGGCCTTGTGTCCACGCTCCATGCATCGTTCCCGGACTTCATGTTCAGTCCTGCCCGATCGGGGTCATACTTCTGCGACATCGACAAACATGGCCCCGGAATGGCCCGTCGATGCTTCACAGTGATGAAGGACCAGCTGCGGTTCAACATATGCGACCTGCCTTCGTCGTTCATACCCGATGAAAACGTCAACAACCTGCAAGACCGGATCAAAAACCGGATCTCGGCGACATTGGCATATGTGTGCCGGTATTGGGCCAGTCATGTCGGTCTCACACCTGCAAACGACGACCTACTGGAGGACCTGAGTGTGTTCCTATCGGAGCGGCtactgttctggatggaggtcaTGAGCCTGCGGCGTGAGCTGCTAGCAGGGATCGAAGGGTTTCTGGTACTGAAACAGTGGCTGAGG AAAACAAAGAGTCAAACATCTAAGGTGGCGATATTGATCGAGGACGCCAGTAACTTCTACACCAGCTATGCCTCCAGCGGAGCGTGTCGTTGCACGCCGCACATCTACATCTCATGCCTTCCGTTCTGTCCTCGATCAAGCATGGTGTACAAGCAGTACTGGCCTCGGATGCAAGGGCTGGTGGAGCTGAAGGGCAGTCTGATGGACCGCAGAGAGACAGCCGCACTAGCCGCCTGGAACATTCACTCGTCAGTATGGTCGGTGGCGTACTCAGGGGATGGCAGTCAAGTTGCAGTCGGATGCCTGGACGGAACAGTGAGCATACGGAACGCATACGATGGCACGCTGCTTGTTGGGCCCTGGAAAGCTCACACCGCTGCTGTTCGTTCGGTTGTGTTCTCGGCTGATGGCAGACTTGTTGCCTCGGGGTCATATGATGGCACCATCGGAGTGTGGGACGTGCGCACCGGCAGTCCTGTTGCCGGTCCATTCCACGGTTGCACCGGCAATGTCTTTTTGGTTTCGTTCTCACCTGACAGCAAGCGCATAGTTTCTGGCTCCTTGGACAACACCGTTTGTATATGGGACACGGCCGATGGCACACTGCTTGTGGGTCCGTTGCACGGTCATACTGGCTCAGtcaactccgtgacgtactcacCCAACGGCACTCTCATTGCCTCTGCTTCTGAAGACAAGACTATCCGATTGTGGCACTCGGACGACGGCACTCCTGCTGCTTCCCCACTTCAAGGTCACACCCACTCTGTCAACTCTGTTACGTTCACGCCCGATGGCACTCGACTTGTCAGCGGGTCATCCGCCGACACCGTTCGTGTGTGGAGGGTGTCGGATGGGTCGGCTGTCGCCACTCCATTTCAGGGTCATTCACGTAGCGTCTACTCGGTGGCAGTGTCGCCTGATGGCATGTTTGTTGCATCTGGGTCTGACGATCGTACCGTGCGAGTGTGGAGGATGAGCGATGGGTCACTTGCTGCCAGTCCATTTCTTGGCCATACTGGTTGGATTGGGTCAGTTGGGTACTCACCGGATGGGACGCAAGTCATCTCTGGGTCTGGTGATCAGACCGTTCGTGTTTGGAATGTGCGCGAAGGCATGATGTCCCCTGCCTCCTCAGAAGTTGGTCTATCAGATATCAGATCCCTCTctttctcgcctgatggcgcTCATGTGTTGACAGTGTCGCATGAGGACGAGGTGCGCATGTGGGACGTCTCAAGTGGCATATCCCAGCCAGCGCCACCCAACATCCAGGTTCCTCATCCTCCATCTGATGCAGCATCTCCCAATAGGTCCTACACTGCTGAAACTAATACGCATGGAAAGCTAGTACAGGTTGTGCGGACGGACAACAAGTCTGTGGCTGCTGGGCCGTTTGATCGCACCCCTCAAGTATGGCGGTTCTCTCACGACAGTACCTGCGTCATTGTgggctttgatgatggcaGGATTGAGGGGATATGTCTGCAGACTGGGCAGATTGCGTTTCAGCTACGCTCCGCTAATGACGACCGGGTTCACCTGATTGCAGAGTGCCCGGATCATTCACTTCTTGCCTCTTTTGACAGCGGCCTGTTCCATACTTCCCCCACTATACGAATCTGGAGCATGGCTGGACCTACACTCTGTTTTCAATCCTCAGACAATCCCTCTCTCGATCCGGGGCCAGGTCAGACACTCTCTGGACTTTACGACCAATGCCATATCAACAGTGATGGGTGGATGGTCAACAGCCACATGGATTTACTGCTCTGGCTTCCGTCAGAGATAGCTGATGCATCACTGTCTCCGTTCGTGTCGGTGATTGTAACAGAGTCAGGGACACTACAAGTACCGAAGCAGATGCTGGTAACCGGGGATCAGTGGCATCAATGCTATGTTCAGGGTTGA